One stretch of Streptomyces sp. NBC_00443 DNA includes these proteins:
- a CDS encoding 6-phospho-beta-glucosidase, which translates to MKLTILGGGGFRVPLVYGALLTDRAEGRVTRVVLHDLDTGRLDAVTRVLAEQAAGVPDAPEVSATADLDEALRGADFVFSAIRVGGLEGRANDERVALAEGVLGQETVGAGGIAYGLRTVPVAVEIAQRVARLAPDAWVINFTNPAGLVTEAMSRHLGDRVIGICDSPVGLGRRIARVLGVKNPGEAWIDYVGLNHLGWVRGLRVAGRDELPRLLADPGLLGSFEEGKLFGVDWLRSLGAIPNEYLHYYYFNREAVRAYQQADKTRGAFLRDQQAGFYEQVRNPDVSALQAWDRTRAEREATYMSENRETAGAGERDADDLSGGYEKVALALMRAIARDERTTLILNVRNQNTLAVLDSDAVIEVPCMVDANGAHPVAVAPLPDHATGLVCSVKAVEREVLAAAESGSRTTAVKAFALHPLVDSVGVARRLVEGYAGVHPGLAYLK; encoded by the coding sequence GTGAAGCTGACGATTCTGGGCGGCGGCGGATTCCGCGTGCCGCTCGTGTACGGGGCCCTCCTGACGGACCGCGCGGAGGGCCGGGTCACCCGGGTCGTGCTGCACGACCTGGACACCGGCCGTCTGGACGCCGTGACCCGCGTGCTCGCCGAGCAGGCCGCCGGGGTGCCCGACGCGCCCGAGGTGAGCGCCACCGCCGACCTCGACGAGGCCCTGCGCGGCGCCGACTTCGTCTTCTCGGCGATCCGCGTCGGCGGCCTCGAAGGCCGGGCGAACGACGAGCGGGTCGCGCTCGCCGAGGGCGTCCTCGGCCAGGAGACGGTCGGCGCGGGCGGCATCGCCTACGGCCTGCGGACCGTCCCGGTCGCCGTCGAGATCGCCCAGCGGGTGGCCCGCCTCGCGCCGGACGCCTGGGTCATCAACTTCACCAACCCCGCCGGCCTGGTCACCGAGGCCATGTCCCGCCATCTCGGCGACCGCGTCATCGGCATCTGTGACTCGCCGGTCGGCCTCGGCCGCCGTATCGCCCGCGTGCTCGGCGTGAAGAACCCCGGCGAGGCGTGGATCGACTACGTCGGCCTCAACCACCTCGGCTGGGTGCGCGGCCTGCGCGTCGCCGGCCGCGACGAACTGCCGCGCCTGCTCGCCGACCCCGGCCTGCTCGGCTCCTTCGAGGAGGGCAAGCTCTTCGGCGTCGACTGGCTCCGGTCGCTCGGCGCCATCCCGAACGAATACCTGCACTACTACTACTTCAACCGCGAGGCCGTCCGCGCCTACCAGCAGGCCGACAAGACCCGCGGCGCCTTCCTGCGCGACCAGCAGGCCGGCTTCTACGAGCAGGTGCGCAACCCGGACGTCTCCGCGCTTCAGGCCTGGGACCGCACCCGCGCCGAGCGCGAGGCCACCTACATGTCCGAGAACCGGGAGACGGCCGGCGCCGGCGAGCGCGACGCCGACGACCTCTCCGGCGGGTACGAGAAAGTGGCGCTCGCGCTGATGCGGGCCATCGCCCGCGACGAGCGCACGACCCTGATCCTCAACGTCCGCAATCAGAACACCCTCGCGGTGCTCGACTCCGACGCCGTCATCGAGGTGCCCTGCATGGTCGATGCCAACGGCGCCCACCCGGTCGCCGTCGCCCCGCTGCCCGACCACGCCACCGGCCTCGTCTGCTCGGTCAAGGCGGTCGAGCGGGAGGTGCTCGCCGCCGCCGAGTCCGGCTCCCGAACGACTGCGGTGAAGGCCTTCGCGCTGCACCCGCTGGTCGACTCGGTGGGCGTCGCGCGCAGACTGGTCGAGGGCTACGCCGGGGTGCATCCCGGCCTCGCGTACCTTAAGTAG
- a CDS encoding alpha-L-fucosidase: protein MPMQPWFTDAKLGIFVHWGIYAVDGVQESWSFYDDIVPYDRYMSQFDRFTASRYDPRDWARLFARAGAKYAVLTSRHHDGVALWDTAHGELNVGRDLIGGYADALREQGLKVGLYYSHSDWSHPDYASTRKPGRPPELEDNRYSEVAAELEDLDAWERFLAYRDGQIRELTSRYKPDLMWFDGEWDRSEEQWRIPELATLIRSEVPDVVFNARMLSEGDYATPEQGAPVIPPEGPWELCLTINDSWGHQHHDHNHKSVDQLIRYFAETIGAGGNLLLSVGPREDGTIPAEQAERLEGLGDWIAKHAEAVYGTGRGLPAGHHYGPSTLSEDRRTLYLIVFDVPRAEINVRGLLGSVRRVTVVGTGTELGHRITGGLHETPGVLWIEPPTEADLDPHATVLAVELDGELELYRGSGRF from the coding sequence GTGCCGATGCAACCCTGGTTCACCGACGCCAAGTTGGGGATCTTCGTCCACTGGGGCATCTACGCCGTCGACGGTGTGCAGGAGTCCTGGTCGTTCTACGACGACATCGTCCCGTACGACCGGTACATGTCCCAGTTCGACCGCTTCACCGCCTCCCGCTACGACCCGCGCGACTGGGCGAGGCTCTTCGCGCGGGCCGGTGCCAAGTACGCCGTCCTGACCAGCCGTCACCACGACGGCGTGGCCCTGTGGGACACGGCCCACGGCGAACTGAACGTGGGCCGCGACCTGATCGGCGGCTACGCGGACGCCCTGCGCGAGCAGGGCCTCAAGGTAGGGCTCTACTACTCGCACTCGGACTGGAGCCACCCCGACTACGCCTCCACGCGCAAGCCCGGCCGCCCGCCGGAGCTGGAGGACAACCGGTACTCCGAAGTCGCCGCGGAACTCGAGGACCTGGACGCCTGGGAACGTTTCCTCGCCTACCGGGACGGCCAGATCCGCGAGCTGACCTCCCGCTACAAACCGGACCTGATGTGGTTCGACGGCGAGTGGGACCGCAGCGAGGAGCAGTGGCGCATCCCCGAACTCGCCACGCTGATCCGCTCCGAGGTGCCGGACGTCGTCTTCAACGCCCGCATGCTCAGCGAGGGCGACTACGCGACCCCGGAACAGGGGGCCCCGGTCATACCGCCGGAAGGCCCGTGGGAGCTGTGCCTGACGATCAACGACTCCTGGGGCCACCAGCACCACGACCACAACCACAAGTCGGTCGACCAGCTGATCCGCTACTTCGCCGAGACGATCGGCGCAGGCGGCAACCTGCTCCTGAGCGTCGGACCCCGCGAGGACGGCACGATCCCGGCGGAGCAGGCCGAGCGGCTGGAGGGGCTCGGCGACTGGATCGCCAAGCACGCGGAGGCGGTGTACGGCACCGGGCGCGGCCTTCCGGCCGGACACCACTACGGCCCGAGCACCCTGTCCGAGGACCGCCGCACCCTGTACCTGATCGTCTTCGACGTCCCGCGCGCCGAGATCAACGTACGCGGGCTGCTCGGCTCGGTACGCCGGGTCACGGTCGTCGGCACCGGCACGGAACTGGGCCACCGCATCACCGGCGGCCTCCATGAGACGCCGGGCGTGCTGTGGATCGAGCCGCCCACCGAGGCCGACCTCGACCCGCATGCCACGGTGCTCGCCGTGGAACTGGACGGGGAGTTGGAGCTGTACCGGGGCTCGGGCCGTTTCTGA
- a CDS encoding ATP-grasp domain-containing protein has product MVSRVRVWLNRTYAENVFFMDQLRRNPSDRAVEIHATHGDADSPVLAAADTAELEPEGLSPAGYVEYALAQCRRRGIDVFVPRLHQSAIVAHRADFEAVGTALLAPPPEAVAVFHDKVIAYEAVQAVGVPVPPWWRVRNADELLAAVEELEEAGHKACFKPASGAGGVGFRVITRAPFSLMHLDGFPTPYVQLDLVLDALRRTDEPVDWLVMPRLEQPEVSVDCLTGPDNRVRLAIGRIKNGRRRGFTVQEPWLEPARLIAEGFGLHYLSNIQFRMFGRTPVLMDVNTRPAGGLHQLSLCGVNVPWLAVQLALGDDPGEVVPPFLGQDYTVVSGPRPLRPVSIPQQRSEVEAPLLPTVPAPAPVDSVGSGAAQALPL; this is encoded by the coding sequence ATGGTCTCTCGCGTACGCGTCTGGCTCAACCGCACGTACGCGGAGAACGTGTTCTTCATGGATCAGCTGCGACGAAATCCCAGCGATCGGGCCGTCGAGATCCATGCGACGCACGGGGACGCCGACTCCCCCGTGCTGGCCGCCGCCGACACCGCCGAACTGGAGCCCGAGGGCCTGTCCCCGGCCGGTTACGTCGAGTACGCCCTCGCCCAATGCAGGCGCCGCGGCATCGACGTGTTTGTGCCCCGGCTGCACCAGTCGGCGATCGTGGCCCACCGGGCGGACTTCGAGGCGGTCGGTACGGCGCTGCTCGCGCCGCCGCCGGAGGCCGTCGCGGTCTTCCACGACAAGGTGATCGCGTACGAGGCCGTGCAGGCGGTCGGGGTGCCGGTGCCGCCGTGGTGGCGGGTGCGCAACGCCGACGAACTGCTCGCCGCCGTCGAGGAGTTGGAGGAGGCCGGTCACAAGGCCTGCTTCAAGCCGGCGTCCGGTGCGGGCGGCGTGGGCTTCCGCGTCATCACCCGCGCCCCCTTCTCGCTGATGCACCTCGACGGGTTCCCGACGCCGTATGTGCAACTGGATCTGGTGCTGGACGCGTTGCGGCGGACCGACGAGCCGGTGGACTGGCTGGTGATGCCGCGCCTGGAGCAGCCTGAGGTGTCGGTGGACTGCCTCACCGGTCCGGACAACCGGGTGCGGCTGGCGATCGGCCGGATCAAGAACGGTCGCCGTCGTGGGTTCACCGTCCAGGAGCCGTGGCTGGAGCCTGCGCGGCTGATCGCGGAGGGGTTCGGGCTGCACTATCTGTCCAACATCCAGTTCCGGATGTTCGGCCGGACGCCGGTGCTGATGGACGTCAACACCCGGCCGGCCGGCGGACTGCACCAGCTGTCGCTGTGCGGGGTCAATGTGCCGTGGCTGGCCGTTCAGCTGGCGCTGGGCGACGATCCGGGCGAGGTGGTTCCGCCGTTCCTCGGGCAGGACTACACGGTGGTGTCCGGGCCGCGGCCCCTGCGCCCGGTGTCCATTCCGCAGCAGCGGTCGGAGGTCGAGGCGCCGCTGCTGCCGACGGTGCCCGCGCCGGCACCGGTTGACTCCGTCGGTAGCGGGGCGGCTCAGGCTCTGCCGCTCTAG
- a CDS encoding 4'-phosphopantetheinyl transferase family protein, whose translation MIEELLPAPVATVEAYGDEEPGHTALYPEEEAVVAKAVFKRRREFAVVRSCARSAMEKLGVPAQPILPGERGAPGWPAGLIGSMTHCEGYGAAALARATELASLGIDAEPHQPLPEGVLPAVALPAEVDRLRRLADDHPGIHWDRLLFSAKESVYKAWFPLTAKWLDFTEADLDVFADSGEQHSGGFRARLLVPGPLVGDRRVDRFEGRWTVRRGLVATAVSVPHT comes from the coding sequence TTGATCGAGGAACTGCTGCCGGCCCCGGTGGCCACCGTCGAGGCTTACGGCGACGAGGAGCCCGGGCACACGGCCCTGTACCCCGAGGAGGAGGCGGTCGTGGCGAAGGCGGTCTTCAAGCGCCGCCGGGAGTTCGCCGTCGTACGCTCCTGCGCGCGCAGCGCCATGGAGAAGCTCGGCGTGCCCGCCCAGCCGATCCTGCCCGGTGAGCGCGGCGCCCCGGGCTGGCCGGCCGGACTGATCGGCAGCATGACCCACTGCGAGGGCTACGGCGCCGCCGCGCTGGCCCGCGCCACCGAACTGGCCTCCCTCGGCATCGACGCCGAACCCCACCAGCCGCTCCCGGAGGGCGTCCTGCCCGCCGTCGCCCTGCCCGCCGAGGTGGACCGGCTGCGCCGCCTGGCCGACGACCACCCCGGCATCCACTGGGACCGGCTGCTCTTCAGCGCCAAGGAGTCCGTCTACAAGGCGTGGTTCCCGCTCACCGCGAAGTGGCTGGACTTCACCGAGGCCGACCTCGACGTCTTCGCCGACTCCGGTGAACAGCACAGCGGCGGCTTCCGCGCCCGGCTCCTCGTCCCGGGCCCGCTGGTGGGCGACCGGCGCGTCGACCGGTTCGAGGGCCGGTGGACGGTCCGGCGGGGGCTGGTGGCGACAGCGGTGAGTGTGCCGCACACCTGA
- a CDS encoding DeoR/GlpR family DNA-binding transcription regulator translates to MLAERRHQLILRALRSGGPAAVTDLSERLGVSPATIRRDLVKLEEDGLLTRVHGGAVVEEGDQPFAEVAEMRVPEKDAIAAHAAAMIEDGQSVLLDIGTTAFRLARQLHGRRLTVITSNLVVYEELADDEGIELVLLGGMVRREYRSLVGFLTEDNLRQLHADWLFLGTSGVRAGGQVMDTTVVEVPVKRAMIRAGDKVVLLADGAKFPGTGMAKVCGPEELDMVVTNAPVNTATRSALEEAGVKVLVAGKVQA, encoded by the coding sequence GTGCTGGCAGAACGACGACACCAACTCATCCTGCGGGCCCTGCGCTCCGGCGGCCCCGCGGCCGTGACCGATCTCTCCGAGCGGCTGGGTGTGAGCCCCGCCACGATCAGGCGTGACCTGGTCAAACTCGAGGAGGACGGCCTGCTCACGCGGGTGCATGGCGGCGCGGTCGTGGAGGAGGGCGACCAGCCCTTCGCCGAGGTCGCCGAGATGCGCGTGCCCGAGAAGGACGCCATAGCCGCGCACGCCGCCGCGATGATCGAAGACGGTCAGTCGGTGCTGCTCGACATCGGCACCACCGCCTTCCGGCTGGCCCGCCAGCTGCACGGCCGCCGCCTCACCGTGATCACCAGCAACCTGGTGGTCTACGAGGAGCTCGCCGACGACGAGGGCATCGAGCTGGTGCTGCTCGGCGGCATGGTCCGCCGCGAGTACCGCTCCCTGGTCGGTTTCCTCACCGAGGACAACCTGCGCCAGCTGCACGCCGACTGGCTGTTCCTCGGCACCAGCGGCGTGCGGGCCGGCGGGCAGGTCATGGACACCACGGTCGTCGAGGTGCCGGTCAAGCGGGCCATGATCCGGGCCGGCGACAAGGTCGTCCTGCTCGCCGACGGGGCGAAGTTCCCAGGGACCGGCATGGCCAAGGTATGCGGTCCCGAGGAGCTGGACATGGTGGTGACGAACGCTCCCGTGAACACGGCGACCCGGTCCGCCCTGGAGGAGGCCGGCGTCAAGGTGCTCGTGGCAGGAAAGGTGCAGGCGTGA
- a CDS encoding metallophosphoesterase family protein, which yields MTSTAGGAGQLLAISDLHIGYEENRALVERMRPGSDDDWLLVAGDVAETVADIGWALKTLAGRFRKVVWAPGNHELWTHPKDSVTLRGVARYEHLVDLCRELGVTTPEDPYPVWDGPGGPVAVAPLFLLYDYSFLPSGCTTKEEGLAYAHGTGVVCNDEYLLHPDPYPSREAWCEARVAETERRLAALPEDLPTVLVNHYPLDRHPTDVLWYPEFAMWCGTRRTADWHRRFRVETMVYGHLHIPRTTWHEGVRFEEVSVGYPREWRKRPDPPGRLRTILPKEDRAR from the coding sequence GTGACGTCGACGGCCGGCGGTGCCGGACAGCTGCTGGCCATCAGTGACCTGCACATCGGATACGAGGAGAACCGCGCGCTCGTCGAGCGGATGCGCCCCGGCAGCGATGACGACTGGCTGCTCGTCGCCGGTGACGTGGCGGAGACCGTGGCCGACATCGGCTGGGCGCTCAAGACCCTCGCCGGCCGCTTCCGCAAGGTCGTCTGGGCCCCCGGCAACCACGAACTGTGGACCCACCCCAAGGACTCCGTCACCCTGCGCGGCGTCGCCCGCTACGAGCACCTGGTCGACCTGTGCCGCGAGCTCGGCGTGACGACCCCCGAGGACCCGTACCCCGTCTGGGACGGCCCGGGCGGCCCGGTGGCCGTGGCGCCGCTGTTCCTGCTGTACGACTACTCCTTCCTGCCCTCCGGCTGCACGACCAAGGAGGAGGGACTGGCGTACGCGCACGGGACCGGGGTCGTGTGCAACGACGAGTACCTGCTGCACCCCGACCCCTACCCGTCACGCGAGGCCTGGTGCGAGGCCAGGGTCGCCGAGACCGAGCGCAGGCTCGCCGCACTGCCCGAGGACCTGCCCACCGTCCTCGTCAACCACTACCCGCTGGACCGGCACCCCACGGACGTGCTGTGGTACCCCGAGTTCGCCATGTGGTGCGGTACCCGGCGGACCGCGGACTGGCACCGCAGGTTCCGGGTCGAGACGATGGTCTACGGCCACCTCCACATCCCGCGGACCACCTGGCACGAGGGCGTCCGCTTCGAGGAGGTGTCGGTGGGATACCCCCGCGAGTGGCGCAAGCGACCCGACCCGCCGGGACGGCTGCGCACGATTCTGCCCAAGGAGGACCGGGCCCGTTGA
- a CDS encoding carbohydrate kinase family protein, translating into MDDDRPDVLLTGLLFYDLVLTGLGKPPTPGEEIWTGGMGCGPGGIANLAVAAARFGLRTSLATVFGDDLYGEYCRDVLCDQEDIDLSLSRTADGWPTPVTVSLAYGHDRALVTHGQEPPYSQDALMGDPPEARTALVHIEAEPREWLAKAAANGTRIYADVGWDPTQQWSTALLDQLSLCHAFLPNETEAMAYTRTDTAVAALGTLSELVPVAAVTRGGDGAVAVDQTTGEYADVPALDTDVLDATGAGDVFGASFVAASLGGWPLAERLKFAVLAAGLSVRRPGGALAAPGWYGVDRWWRSLTDPELKRAYGFLADRLPDDPGPPVAYAPVTPPARQN; encoded by the coding sequence GTGGACGACGACCGGCCCGATGTGCTGCTGACCGGGCTGCTCTTCTACGACCTCGTCCTCACCGGGCTCGGGAAGCCGCCGACACCGGGCGAGGAGATCTGGACGGGCGGCATGGGCTGCGGCCCCGGCGGCATCGCCAACCTGGCGGTGGCCGCCGCCCGCTTCGGCCTGCGCACCTCGCTGGCCACGGTGTTCGGCGACGACCTCTACGGGGAGTACTGCCGGGACGTCCTGTGCGACCAGGAGGACATCGACCTCTCACTCTCCCGCACCGCGGACGGCTGGCCCACCCCGGTCACCGTCTCCCTCGCCTACGGCCACGACCGGGCTCTGGTCACCCACGGCCAGGAACCCCCGTACTCGCAGGACGCGCTGATGGGCGACCCGCCCGAGGCACGCACCGCCCTCGTGCACATCGAGGCCGAACCCCGCGAGTGGCTGGCCAAGGCCGCCGCGAACGGCACCCGGATCTACGCCGACGTCGGCTGGGACCCCACCCAGCAGTGGTCCACCGCCCTCCTCGACCAGCTCTCCCTGTGCCACGCCTTCCTCCCCAACGAGACCGAGGCGATGGCCTACACCCGTACCGACACCGCCGTCGCGGCCCTCGGCACCCTCAGCGAGCTGGTGCCGGTGGCCGCGGTGACGCGTGGCGGGGACGGCGCCGTCGCCGTCGACCAGACGACCGGCGAGTACGCGGACGTGCCCGCCCTGGACACCGACGTCCTCGACGCGACGGGCGCGGGCGACGTGTTCGGGGCGAGCTTCGTCGCGGCCTCGCTGGGCGGCTGGCCGCTGGCGGAACGGCTGAAGTTCGCCGTCCTGGCCGCCGGTCTGTCGGTCCGGCGGCCCGGCGGGGCTCTGGCCGCCCCCGGCTGGTACGGCGTCGACCGCTGGTGGCGCTCCCTGACCGATCCCGAACTGAAGCGGGCGTACGGCTTCCTGGCGGACCGGCTCCCGGACGATCCGGGACCGCCCGTCGCGTACGCCCCCGTGACACCTCCCGCACGGCAGAACTGA